Genomic window (Magnolia sinica isolate HGM2019 chromosome 10, MsV1, whole genome shotgun sequence):
GATGGAATTGATGcttttataaaattacaattgtataacgtgcaaccttccattatttagttgcatgcatcatttagtggaggagaataaactctcactcaggttatgcacaacctttatttatagggagtatctaagcactaagtttttctatatttttcaatgaaaaataaggAGGGCTTAGATCTAATCACATCAAGCTTAATAATATCACACATATATAAACATTatcatcagaaaaaaaaaataatgaagtgCATATCCATAAAGAGAGTTCTATCATCACCAGTGATCATGACCATTAgagatggatccgatcattaccgttaatgatcattgttgatgatggatcctttcatcaacattgattatcatttcgatcactaatgatctctAGATCACTAATTCTCAAAGCAGAttctatctacaccatccatccattttactagctcattgtaggcatgagcccaagattgaagcatatcaaaaaatTGAGTGGACCATACTAGAAAAATTATGAAGTATCATAATTAATACGCATCAACTCAAAATATTACACGTGGTACAGATGGGCTCATCATCGGATATAGTAATGATAGCAACAACGATGATTATAGGCCCGTTGATCAATCATGTTTGGGCCATGACTTGAGACCCATGATTAATCGCTAGTTATCTTGGGCTTGTGTTTTGACCCAACAAGAAATACATCCGGGCCTAAGATATTTTGATGGTGGGCAGGCTAGATGGGCCCATTTCCTTAGTTCAGGGACTGGGGTGGACTTGGATTCGGGTCTATATGTCATGGGCTACACTGGAAAAATTGGGCCTGGCCTTGGTCCATTATCTATAATGGGTTATCCTTCATTCAATATTGGCCACTCATCCTTCAAAAACAGATCCGTAGAAGTCATCGCATCCTTCTACGACTCACTCAATCAATGATGCAACAATCTAAGGTATGCAACGTTCTAGCCATTCAATGAATGGTCTTGGATCCATCGCATCATATAAGGTATGCAACATTCTAGCCTTTCCATTAATGGCCTTCTAATTGATTGTTATAAAAAGAGAATGCAGCCCCGATTCACATTAATCAAAAAATTGTCCAATGATTGAAAGGTTAAGATCCTCCCAAATCCAAAAGATTTTTCTCTAATCTATCAACACTCACATGCGTGTGGGAAACACTATTAAGCCACATACAGTCACATATCTTAATATGGGACAGGTGTATCGATGTTATTTTTGAATCAAGTGGGCAACATCGTTTAAGTTCACCTGACCTCAATATCAGCACTTTttatatatcaggtgggtcccagagtAACATTAAAAAAATGAACATTATGATTGGACTTGTATGTCTTCAACTGCTTATTACATTTACCCCACACATTGCCACAATTACATGTGTACGGTATGTAATAAAACTAATCATATGGTCATCTCAATACACCTGTCCTATACCAAAAAATCAGTATGGCCCGCTCATCCAGCGAGTTACATTTGTGTTGATGAGCGGATCTTCCGCTTAGGAACATTTACTGCGTGGGCTATAAATTTATATAGAGTCCTTATGCAGTTATACATCTATATAGAGTCCTGGCATGTATTTACTGTATGGAACATGTACTGCGTGGGCTATACATCTATATAGAGTCTTTAGGCAGCTATACATCTATGTAGAGTCTTGGCAAATATGTTTGATCTAGACggttcatcacatgggcccacttgtacaaatctGAAAACCTGAGCAGTATCCCAATCCCAAGGTCCATATATAACATAAGCATACAGCCAACGCGTGTGGCTGATGAGCCCATGTGCATATTAGCCAACACGTGTGTACATCAGCCAACACGTGTAAACATGGGTCTGATGTGTAAACACGTGTAAACATGGGTCTGATGTGTACACATGCATATCAGCCAACACGTGATAGATGCTATATAAGTCAATTCAAGTATGGTGAGATACTTCACCAGCAACTTATGTATACGTGGTGTAGTTCAATACAAAGACTATTACTGTATATTTGGTGAGATGTACACGCATGTATTTCAATACAGCAACTTATGTACACCATCTTATTGATTTATGGAATAGTCCACATGTTGTACCCCATGCATGTACATAAGGTGTATAGAATCATAAAGGTCTACATGATCACCTTGGTCCATCATAATTGGATTTACTTGTACATGGCATACGTGTATACAAAATCCAAATCTAATCCACCATACACATGACTTTTCATGTATGAAATCAAGATTATTCTAATTGGCAGGCCATGCATTCCAATCCAAAAAGAGAAGAtgggccacttacctttttagatgaaaataatcaGAGATCCGCCGTTGAATACTCTGATACTACCATAGGGAAgcacggaaggtgagccctcaagatctgacggtctacacaagttttggaaccctcacaaagtagAAAATTGATACTCCaatggcccgcctatctactactggagcagattgATCtgttcacacctctgatcctacggtataagtggccccggattgcgatctatggattagatcatctCAAGGTCAAGGTAAAATGGACAGACTATTGTGCACCTTAtatctctctccgtatactctcggtattACATATCATATATCTTACGAGAGAGTCATCCTTTATATAGGAAGGAATGAGAGTTTGGTTGAGATTGGATAACACCATATCATCCGATCACATCCTTATATTCCatcaaaaatcaaattcatatttaaatttaaaatttaattgaaAGGAAGAGGCCAGAAAAAACATAGGATGTAcctactagtgattgctcaccaatgggccccactagcctaGGTCTAACAAATTTAATTTTCAAAGTAAATTTTTATAAGTGTTTCTTTTATGCTTGtagttttctttaaaaatatttaGTTCAAATCTAGTTTAAAGTTATTTTTTGCATAATTATACTATTACCTcttcttaatttattttcttatttaaattatttataatGGTTATTGTAACAATTTTAAGTGTTGTTCTTGGTATTTCCATAATAATATTGGGATTGTTTTATATTTGCATAcaatatttttgaaaataaattaaaatatattttataataataaatttattgaTAATATTACTAATAGATTTCTTTACAAGAATAATTTCGAAAGTAAATatgatttttaaataaataaagttaGGTGGAacataaagttattacagatcccTAAATAAAGTTAGGTTGAACATAGAGTTGTCATCTTTTATAGTTGTTCAAAGTTATTTGGGTATTaaatcatcatttaaaattatttattaatcttTATTGAAGATTCTCTCTGAAATGGTATTTAGGGTGGATATTCCAAATTTATATAGCCAACCGACGTTAAACACGAACGATCGGTCGTAATGGAAACTACATGAAATGCCTTACACCTAATATCAATTCGCCTAGGGTCCTTCGTATTTGATCGCATCAGTCTAATGCAGGACTCGATCATTCTTATGCTTAGTAATTATATAATATTCAATAGAATTTGAGATATCATTATTAACATTTAAGTTTACTCATAACCATTAATGTGTTATGATCCTACATAGACTCATAAGCCTAATATAGTGATATGAGACatcatattcgagctgtcggacAATGCTGGGGTGACGATTCTCCTCATAGTGATCAGTGGGCATTAATAAATGTAATAGATTATTATTTGAACGGCCTCCATCAAAACCCAACCAATGGTTATGTTTCAGCGTATCGTTTGAACGACTCAGatatgaatggaattgggtgacaagtTATTTTCTTTGTATCGATTTAGTTTTAATCGACAATCCTCCATGTTTGAAATGATTATTCATACTCAGTATTTGAGTGATGATCCTTAATGTTTTGATTTACATACTATGAAGCATCATGTCATATTTTTggaataattaatttataaaataTAACAGCTAATACCCTAATTTAGATTAATGAACATTGATAAAGAGCCATTACGTGTCACGACAAGCCACATGATCTGGTtaatgactcgtgatataatgaCGGTATCTTAGCTTCACCAACATATTGTATGAACATGTATTAATAATCTCTTTGTTAATCATCCATATCCTGAGTTAAGTTAGGTATTTGCGAAGTGTTGGAGTCACTTGTTGAGAGAATGTTGGAATTCTGCGAGGTGTTAAAGTCGTTTGTTGAAAATGTTATATTGTGAGGATCATGTATCAATTCATCATAGCATTAATGCACTTAACAACTAGATTAAAAAAAACTATTTATTTTGTTATACTATCATTACCTACGCTTGattatgttgataacatgtgtaacttgctTACTACCTGTACATTAAAGATAACATGATTAAGAGTATTACATGTAGAAACATGTATTTATCATGAAACTGCTTATCACTAAAATATTTCGAGTAAAATTTTGGaaatatttcttcactatgttgatgtttgacacctTCTATTTAACATATGTATATTACTCAAGAATGAGACTAGTTGGTGGTGCACTCGAGGTGCCCTAATAGATCTCTATCTTCTTCCCGACTAGTAGttgtattttatatttatgttgCATTTATTGttatttgtataattctcatctGAGTAGTCATCATGCTTGAAATTGTATCTTTTCATACTAGCCATATATTTTGAGTTTTGTTATCTCTACTGAATGAATATAAACGTAAATGAGAACACACATgcatttagaatataatttttgtaCAAATAGTTGTCTTCATTCCATTTTTTTTGAACCACCAATAGGTCAAATTTTCATAGGCacaattttttctaaaattgttgAAACTCAaacaatgaaaatgaaaaaatgtaaatataaCGAAACATAATTAATGGAACTCTACCCTTATACGGGAGATCTGGGAAGTGACAATTATACAaccaatgaaaattttgatttgcTACTGGGTCGAAATGTTTagatgattattatttttaagatatCGATGTGCTGATCGATGCACAAATTATCGATGCGCTATCTCCCAAGATACAATACCCTAACAAAtggatgtatgcaatgtatatgGACTCTTTAAATCTCTACACTAACACAATAACAATACTACTTTTATGctcaaaagaagggaaaaaaaactaaATGTTTACAAAGAAGCAAAGTAAGAGAGGAGATAAAATACCTGAGAGGGTATTTTTGATTTTCTCTAATTCAAAATCCTAATATTATGTCCCTTTTATAAAATAAGAGGTTAGGTTCGTATACTCGTTAAGAGAAAACCATCACGTATATTGAGAAATACCCATGAGCTAAGAAGCATGTTTTATACGATGAAAATAACATTATTAAGTGAGCTACATCCAACGATCACaatacaaacaaataataaataaataaataatttataaatttagATAAAGCTAAACTCATCAATACAACTCAAATAGCCAGATACAAACCAATTTCAGCACAAAGACAATGAACTAATTTTCTTAATCAATTTTTTCCACCTGGCTAAGTTCATGGACAAATGTGTATAATCAGAGCttcataaaaatttataaaaagcaAATGCTTATAAACCAATTTCCAACACTTTATTCCATCCAAcataatataaaattttcacaaagttttttcttttcttttcatttctttgtatttttaaaatacaTTTAACAGTTACTGCACCATATCTCATTTACGATACCAACCGGAAGATAGACAATTCCGGTCAAAGGACAATCTCTGCAAGAGGCAAAAACAGGTAAACGGACACATGAATGAGCTTACATGGAAGGATTGAGTAGGAACACACGTACAGACCCGGTGGATTAAAAGAAAATTATATTAGCTAATgcacaaaataaaaaaacaactaaTTGTGCTTGGAATGCTAATCCATAAAATCATAGCATCATTCAAATGTTGTTTGCAACCCCACTACTAGCACCGGATTAAatggccacatgatcatgaatcCATCTTATTCTAATTTTCTTCTCGAGTATATGCATAATGGGAATGGGCCACTGCAGCAGCAAGCGGGCCCCACCATCAGGTGAGGGGTTGAGGGACGGAGAGGtggcccttatcctgcaggcttTTGACGGTATCATAGAGGCATTGCTTGACGGGAGTGAACTGAAGGCCCAGATCTTTGAGCCGTTGGTTCGAAAATTTGTAGGGCTTTTTCCTAGGGTTCACCTCATCGGAGCACCTGCACCACGTAAATGCATTCATTAAATGAATAGCCAAGGAATATTTCACTGATGTGGTTTGTGatactagtgtggcccatcagacGATGTGTCTGGTGAAATTTGGGccatctatcaggtgggccatgcagtGAGCATGCCCTGGCGCAATAGCGATGGCCCAGACCTGGCCtggaaaaaaatcaatttttcgaATAAGCCCAGCTCGAGTAGTTCAAAATAGGGGCACGTCAGCTTATCTGATGGGCATGAATATGATTGGATTCAATCATTGAAATTACCATGAACGTCAGACATACATCTGATCTATTCAAATTGGACGGTTGATAAAATTAACGGTGATCCATGCCCCTTATGTGGTTGGCCCCACTTGCTCAGGGCTATAGTATCAAATTGCAAGCATTTGATGATCCCATCAATCCAATTTGTGGGTCTTAACAATTTCAAATCACCCAGTTGTTGGTAGTGAATCTAACGGTTACGATCATCTGATCAGTAACAATTTGCTACTGCTAAcgatcatggaccccactgcCATGCGCATAGTACTCGTTGGAGCTCACAAAAATGAGCACCAGTGCAGAAATAGATAGAGCAGGTGGGGCCCTCTCACTCCCATCATAACCTCGTGAAGATTCGAcccagtcaaaaaaaaaaaaaaaccattctgaCACTGTTATTTTCCCTGGTTTGTTAGACAACAACGCAAGACTAGTGTGTGGAGTGCATGCGTGGCAGAAATAAAACGGGgccagcttcggtggatccctgactgtggagcccaccttgatgtacgttcCTTACATCaaggccgtccatctgttttgatggcTTATTTGAGtgaattattccaaaattgaataagatacaagtctcaggtggaccacaccataggaaacagtagttattgatcattaaaaactttttgtgggacacaaaagtgttggatcaagatcATATTTGAACCTCAAGGTAAACCAATCAAATCGCAGGACCTGCTGCAGACATGTCAAAAGCACGTACTTAAAAACAAGGATTCTAACCCCGGCTTAAAGAACATCTGTTTGTAGAGCATGTAGAGTGTTTTCATTTCAACGGTTCATTAGATGTCTGTCGATCTTCTAATTGGGACATCAGTGtagtctaattttatttttttctggtcCAAGATTTGAATGGATTGATTTCAATTGAATAGATCCCACGTGGACAACTTCTAAATGCATGCATATGAACTTTCATACTCTGCCAGAATATCAAAGGTTTTCTCGATAAGTAAGCAAGTTGTAGGGGTTATAACGAGTCAAAGCCCACAAGCTTGGACTCGAGAGTCTTCGATTTCCGATTCCTCGTCACTAATCTATACGACCAACTTCGTTTTCTACCATTTCTTAAGCGGTGGTGAATCATCCTCTACACACGTAGCAAACAATTAcctcaatccggaccgtccaatcATCACCACCATGGACTGAACCTACATAAGTTAAAGACCACTCTTATCGGATGATCTTGACCCTATCTATCACAAAGAAGGTTAACTCAGTGGTGAACGTCTGACTTCCAACACCGGTCGGTCAAGATCGTCCTATGTGATTTTCGGGACACGGCCCATCTAGTGGGGCCAGAACTAGGACATTCCAAGTCAAGCCATTTATTTAGCAATTGTACAAAAGCCAAATGATAGCACGctttgaaaagaagaaaagaaaataaaaaacaatgaaAACCGGGGTTGGCGGGGCCGACTGGGGTTGGTAATCTATAGCCAATGGTTTGAAGGGTTTTCAGCGTGGGAGGGAAAGGGATTGCGAAAGCGATGTATTGGTTGGTGAGGGGCTAATAGGGGGAGTGTCGTGGTTGGTACACCTACTCTGCCACTTTGAATTTCTTGCACAACGCACACGAACGGGGAGAGAAGAGTCTTTGCATATTCACGTCACGATACGACACGCCCCAATCAAACAAGACTCCACTCAAAACTGGTGGGCCCCAACCTTCGATGCGCACTTCGAAAACACAAACAAGGCCGGGTAGCTGATGTGTCAAagctcaatgggccccaccaatttttAACTCAGGACACGTTTTCAAGATCTAAATCGTTCATCGGGATTCTGATTCTGATATCAGAAAATCAGGTGGTCTGTCTCTATCTCACTGGTTGGGCAACGCACGTGGCTCAAATGTGGTCTGTTGAACGATATCCTGTATCTGATAGccgtccatttttcttcttcaagCGCCGCCATCCTACGACCAggcctttaaaaagaaaagagaaaagaaacgcACCCGACACAcgggatttcactacctatggtGTCGAACCCaggacctcgtgttgaaactcctcgagTCTGCCCACTATTTCTTGGGCAGAGCAACATACATTGAAAGACCAGAGAGCGCACACGTGCTGTTTTAACACGTGTGAGCAGCGAATGGAAGTATGTAGGTCGGTCTTGGCTTTTTGGATAAAATATTGAACACCCACTTTTGAAGCACGCGCAAATGAATGGCTTCCTATTCTTAATATTTCAAGGAAAAAAATCATATATGCAATGCGCGAAACAAAGCACTCAGCCTCCTTCCTATTGGTTCCGTACAGTTGGGCTGTCCTGAGTAACAAGACATCAGATTTCCATTGCTCAGTGGTCTATCTAATGCGCTATGCGTCATCGTAATCGTCATTCTCTACGCCATATCTCAGCCAATTGAGGTCGGCCCGCTGTATCAATCGTCATGGCTTCATTTGAACGCGGATTAGTTACTTGACTTGTTCAGTAGCAAATCTTGCTACCGAAGTGAGGTAACCAAGTTCTgcggggctctatggggcccaccatgatctatacgatgtatccacaccgtacatccagtTGGAGAGAttaaggcatgagtcaaagaatgagacagattcaaagataaagtggatcctaccacagaaaacagtggggacacactatgatgtttatttgagatctaacttgtTTAGAAGTGAATGAAGACATGTACCAAGAGAAAACagaatatatcagcttgatcgaagacTTTTATAGCCTAAGTTTTTAATGGAAagtgttcaatccctactatttctgTGGtgagttcacttgagttttggatatgcctcattcgtTGGCTAATGCcgtctcaccaaatagatggatggtgtggatacaacacatagaaTATGGTGACCTGATGACGAACTGGTCAGTGGCGAGATTGCTATTGAACCGTATTCCTTGCAAAGTTATTGATTTCTATCTACTCTTCCTTACTTTAATAAATAGAAATcaaaataagctacttaaggcataactTTAAGTTCACTTCAATAGTGAGATTGCTATTGAACTAGTCAGTAACAAATCCGACAAAGACATTTCCTACTACTTTTAGCCACATCAGTTTCTTCCATGTTTGCCCAGAAACTTTTTACAGACTCCAACTTCCTAGCGCAGTTATTGGTTTCTATCTACTCTTCCTGTTTAATGAGTaaaaattaagataagctacttaatgtATAAATagtttatcttaagtaacttactatTAATACTCTCCCTTAATTTGCTTAAATGTActcatttctaattttattttttattgtctcGTCTCTTACTCATTTCAACTTTCAAGCCTTTACAAAAAGGCTACATGCTTTTgtcatatgatttttatttttccttgtcTCGTCGCTAACTCATCTCAACTTTCAAAGCCTTTACAAAATGCCTACATGTTGATCCCTCACATTAAGGACTACTGGACTGAATCATAActcattttgtaatttatttattggATGGCTAGAATCATTCTGTAACGAAAAGTAATCCATGGTACCCATGCCTGCTACATGCTACCACAAGACACGAACCGGTTATGAATAAGCAGGTAGGGCCCTTCGAGATGTAATTTTCCAACCTCAGAATGGATGTTTCACCATCGCAAATATAATACGCGAACTCCGCTGTTGGGGGCGGCTTGAGTAGTGACCCTGACACTACCACCTCCGGTAGTAGCGGTATTTGATTGGGCCACGTGCCCCGCCAGCCTCCCAGAGCGGATCCGGTGCGGTACTgaccgtggcccaccttgatgtatgtattgtatatctcagccgtccatctgtttttacagctcattttaaggcatgagcccaaaaagaagcagatcgaaatctaaagtggaccacatcatagaaagcagtggtaactgaatgcccatcattaaaaacttattatgggccaccttaatcccaccgtaatcaccactgtttcatgtggtttggcccacctgagatttggatctgcttcgtttatTGGCTCgtggatacatcaaggtgggccccactgtcacggCCTAATCTTCGAAAGTGGACGGGAGTAGGTGGTGACGTGACGATTTGGAATGCGATGAACTCGCGATTTGACTGGTAGGCTGTACGCTGTCACGGATTGGGGCCGTGTACATACTCGGCCGAAAAAGTTAAAAATACCCGGGACCATCTCTAACAGCTTCGTCCCTACCCATCAAACCTCGCCACGTCACGACACCACGAAAAAGGATGGAGAGCTCACAGCACTAAGGCGGAGAAAGCTTACTTGGTAGGGATAGGATATTCAGGAAAGAGCTTCGCAAGTATATCAACGACGTCGCCCCGGTGCAGCACGCTCTCAGCACAGAGGAACCGGCCCGATGCAGACGGGCTCTCGAAGACGAGAATGTGAGCCTCAGCAACATCCTGAACATGAACATAGGCCTGGACCGAGTTTGCGTAGGTCTTGGCAGAGCCCGTCAGGTATTTGAGAATATGCACGATGCTGGCGTTGATGGTGGGCTGAAGAACTGGACCCAAAACCAGCACAGGGTTCACAACAACCAGGTCCACGCCTCTCTCTCGTGCCACTTCCCATGCAGCCTGCTCCGCCACTGCTTTCCCGTAGCAATACCAGTTCTGTCCATGTAATTAATTCAGAATCAAAAGGGTGATTATGTCATTCATGAAGAATTCCTaaatccaactggttggaccatatCCAACCAGCGGATGATTTTCAACCTACCATGTGAAtctaaaatccaaaccgtccaatatgTTGACCAAGATAGCTTGAGCAAAAATCAACGCAGTTCACTGGTTAGGTCCACCAAACTTATATTTCGTTGTTTTTCAGCGGCTATTCGTTGTTTTGTATAGTGTGAGCCACCAGATGGGTGGATGTGACTGGTTGTTCCATACGACAATCGTCATGAGATGCCAAACCTATTGGAGTGGTAGGATGTTTTATAAACATGACAGGTTTTAACTTATCCATTACGTGAACGGTAGTCCAACCTGGTAGACTAATTGTTTCTCACGTAGAACTTCCCAAGCATGAGCATAATtcgtacaggtggggcccatcatttggtgatccaaaccattgatcttgtGGTTcgaatcatggatggaccatgtccaaAGAATCTCGGTAACCCAATAACCGTAACCTTTAGATTCTTGCACGTAATTGGATGGTCCACATTCGATGAAAAGAAGTTCCCTGTTGACACTTATGAACAAAAGACCAGGGAGGAAATAGCATATGGCTCGAAATGATTTTCAACTCCAACGGCTTGGATTACCTAAAAAGGTCTGTACTCGGTTGGGAACAGGGTCATTTTCGTAATTTTAGAGCCTTCTCTGCCCCTAAAAGGAAACGGATTCGCTATTCCCCCTGCCACAAGccccatggctgatggtcggtgctctgtgggccctatcatgatgtatgtgtttcatccattccgttcacatatttttaaagatcaatttagattttcatcccaaaaattagaggtatataaatctcaggtagtccacatcacatgaaaaaaatattgattggatatccaccattaaaatcctcctaaggcccactgtactgtttatttgatatccaatctggtgattaggtcatacagtcccagatgaaaagaaaaaacaaaaatcagctagattcaaagcttttatggcccccaaaatgtttttaatggtagacgcttattcaacaatgtttcctgtaatgtgttccagttgagattgggatatacctcatttttgatatcataccttaaaatgatgtgtaaaaatagatggacagcatggatgaaacacatacatcatggtagggcccacaaagcaccgaccatcagccattggccagtgtcaggggaagtagccaatccgttcccctatTAAAAACCCCGCGATTTTCTGGAttcggacgcggatttactgcgaaaacctttcgcaggaagttcctgagcTTGgaagctgggtggggcccacctaggtgtttgtgagaaatcaaactcatccatccgttttgagagctcattttaggacattcaacCGAAAACGAGGTCGACATTCGACCAAGTGGGTCAGGGAAAATTGTGgcaagaaattcctaccgttgaaactttctcgggctccacattgatgtttatatgccatccaaaccgtttataagtgtttcctattgtgtgatcCAATTAAGTTTTGTATACACataattttttatctcatatcatcaaatgatctctcaaaacgtatgaacggggtggatttgtcacaaacatatgtgggccccactcagcatccttgcgcaggaacttcctgcgaaagggtttggcaggaaatccgcgtcctctgGATTCCAAATGACGTCTCACCAGTGGCAGAAACGTAAATACGGCACAAAACAACAACCTAATTCGGGTGATTCATCGCATGGACAGCGCATTCACCGTATGCAATCTCAAGGGCAAAAATGCCAT
Coding sequences:
- the LOC131216986 gene encoding cinnamoyl-CoA reductase 1-like, producing the protein MPADSSSASGQTVCVTGAGGFIASWLVKLLLERGYTVKGTVRNPEDPKNSHLKALEGADQRLILCKADLLDLESLRGAINGCDGVFHTASPVTDDPEQMVEPAVNGTKNVIIAAAEAGVRRVVFTSSIGAVYMDPNRSPDVVVDESCWSDLEFCKNTKNWYCYGKAVAEQAAWEVARERGVDLVVVNPVLVLGPVLQPTINASIVHILKYLTGSAKTYANSVQAYVHVQDVAEAHILVFESPSASGRFLCAESVLHRGDVVDILAKLFPEYPIPTKCSDEVNPRKKPYKFSNQRLKDLGLQFTPVKQCLYDTVKSLQDKGHLSVPQPLT